GACGAACGCATCGCTGTTCTCCAGGAAGAGGGCCACGCGCTCACCGGGCGCGAGCCCCCGGGCCTTGAGCCCGCGCGCGAACGCGGTGACTCGCTCCGCCAGCTGCCCGCGCGTGTAGGAAGCGCCCTCGAAGGAGAGCAGCGGGCGCGCGGGTGCGTGACGGGCGTGGTCCAGGAACACTTCGAGCAGGGAGGCCGGCATGGCGCGCGAGCCTAGCTGGGACGGGCTACGCTCGGCGCATGTCCGTGTGTCTGCGGGTCCTGCGGGTGTCAGGGGTGGTCGTGAGCATGTCCTGTTCCGCACCCCAGCCCACTCCAGGGGTGGTCCGGGGCAGGCCCGGCGAGAGACTGACCCGCCTCCCAGGTCCGATGCCTGGCTTTGGCCCGTTCGACAGCTTCTCCGACGCGTTGATCGCCGCGTGCCCCGTGATTCTGTCCAAGCCCCACGCGACCGCGGGCCGTCAGGGCCTCCAGGATTTCGATGTCCGCTGGCGCGTCTCGAAGGAGTACTGCGCCTGGCTGTATTACACGCCGGCTGGCAGGTATGAGATGAGCATGCTGACGGACCAGTCGGCGCAAGACGACCTGGACCGCCGGAGGAGCTGCCTGCTGCCAGAGACCGTCGACGACGCACGGTTTCCCGCAGGGAGCCTCAAGTACGTCTTCGCCCTGCACAACCATCCCTACGAGGGGCATCTCTCGGATGGGGACCTCCGGATGATTGTCTCCATGGGCCGGGTCCACGGGTGGGTCGTCGAAGCAGGCGGGATGAAGGTTCCCCTGTCGATTGTCGCGTTCTTTTCCAACTCAGGTGACCTGGAGCATCCCTCGTGCGACGGCTTCTTCCAGTACATCCCGGTGACAGGTGAACTGAAGAAGTGGACGGAGAGGGACCCGGGGAGCTGGCGCCAGGAGCTGCTGGGCACTGTCACCTGGCAGGATGAAGAGCACTACCGCATCGATGCGAAATAGCGTGCCCGGCCCCTTGAGTCCTGCCAGGAGTGAGGCGTGAAGAGGAACCCTTTCATCCTGGTGTCGGCGTTCTGGGTCGTGAGCTGCGTGAGAGCCGCCGCGCCCGCTCCCGTGAAGGTCGACGAGGATTCATCCATTGTCTTCCCCCCGTTCTTCGCGCAGCCCGCTGTCTCGGTGGGAACGGAAGGCACGGTGTACGAACTGGATGGCGACACCCTGCGCGCGCTCTCCATCGCGACACGGGACCTGCTTCCACCCCAGGACAAGCCCGTGTCCTGTGGAAGCCGCTGGGAGTCCCAGCGGTACCGGGTCGTCCGCCAGGGCGAAGTCATCTTCATTCGCATCGAGGAGGACCCCGGCGCCTGTGGCCGAACGCATCCCGCCCTGGACTCTGGCGCCAGCTACGCCATCCACCGGGACGGCAGGATCTTGCGGCGGCTCATCGATGGTCAGGCCGATGTCTCGGCTCCTGCGGATGCGGGCACGCCTTCCATTCCGGGTGACCCCGGGACTGCATCCCCAGAGGGACTGGGTGAAGGGCCCTCGCCGTTCCTCCCCCAGGCCTGGCAGGACGCGGGCCCGCCTGGCCCCGCGCCTGCCCCGGCGCGCCGTTAGAACAGCGACATGCCCAGCGTGATGCTGGTCAGGAAGCCGCCGTGCTGGGTCAGGTTCAGCGCGGTCCTCGTGAGGATGTCCTGCGGTCCGCCGTCGCGCACCGTCCAGTTGTCCTCACGCAGCCGGAAGCCCCAACCCACGCGCAGGCCCAGGTACATGGGGCCCATCGCCTGACGCAGACCCATGGCCACCGTCGCCACCGGCGTGAGCAGCCGGTCCGTGAACCGGACATCGCCTCCGTCGATCTCCGTGGTCGTCTCACCGCCCAGGTTGAAGCTCACGCCTCCCTCCAGGAAGGGGCTCGTGCGCACCTCGCCCAGCGGATACAGCCGCGCCAGTGGCCCCACGCGCCAGCCCCACGCGCCAGCGCCGGCGCTCAGGTTGAGCCCCAGCCACGGCGCCGCCCGGTACTCCAGCTCGCCGCCGAAGATGCCCGAGGGGCTGTTGAACCCCAGCGCCACGCCCAGGTCCAGGTTCGTCCGGCCTCCCCGGCGGCGCGGCCGCGAGTCCTCCCGGTCGCGCCCCACCGAGTCCTGGCCCAGGCCCTCCGCCTCCTGCGCGTCCTCCACCGCCCCCCCGCCCGCCGCCGTGGCTACCTCCGGGTTCGACGCCTCCTGGAGCAGCGCGTGAGCCATCGCCACCGAACCCCTGTCGCTCAGGGGCTCGAGGCCATAGCGCGTCCCCTCCGCCACCTTGGCCGCCGCGAGTCCGGTGGCCTCCACTTCACTCCCGACCTCCGTGAGGTGGAGGTGCACGGTGTCGGCCAGGGCGGAGAAGGGCAGAAGGGTGGCGGCCAGCAGCATGCTGGCGCGCACCCGCGAAGTGGTGGGGCGCATGGGATTCCTAGAAGTTGTGCGGGAAGTGAAGCGAGCAGGCAGACGGACCGACGCTGTTCCTATTCACCCCCAGCGCACCTTTCCGCGGTGTCCGTTCCTGGGACGCGCCTTTCGCGCAAGCGGTCAACGCCGCTCCGTCCCTCGAACCGTTCCCCCTGTTTCCAGGCGGTTGTCTCCGCTCCAGTCCCTGGCACGCGGCTCGCTATGGAGGCGACCCGTGGACATCCCCAAGGCTCGTGCACCTCGCCGCAAACCCTATCTCCTGGCCGCCCTGGGCCTGGGCCTGCTCGTGGCCGTGACGGTGGGCCTCGGCCGGCTGCGCCCCGCCGCCCCCACGGTGGAGCGAGCCTCGGTGTGGCTGGACACGGTGAAGCGCGGCCCGCTGGTGCGTCAGGTGAAGGGGACCGGTTCGCTGGTGCCCGAGTCCATCCGCTGGCTCACCGCCGACACCGCCGGCCGCGTGGAGCGCATCCACGTGCGCCCCGGCGCCACCGTGACCGCGGGCACGCTGCTCCTGGAGCTGTCCAACCCCGACGTGCAGCTCCAGGCCCTGGAGGCCGAGCGCCAGCTGGCGAGCGCGGAAGGCGACTTCCTGGAGCTGCGCGAGCTGCTCCAGACGCAGCGCCTGTCCCAGCAGGCCACCGTGGCCGCCCTCGCCGCCGAGGCCGCCGACGCCACGCGCCGCTCCCAGGCCAACGTGGCCCTGTTCGAGAAGGCCTTCGTCGGCGACCTGGAGACGCGGCAGGCGCGGGAGAAGGCGGAGGCGTCCGACCAGCGTCTGGAATTGGAGCGCCAGCGCCTGGACGTCATGACCCAGAGCCTGCGCCAGCGCCTGGCCTCCCAGCAGGAGCAGGTGGAGCGCCTGAAGGCCGTGGCGCGCTTCCGCCGCCAGCAGGTGGAGTCCATGAAGGTGCTGGCGGGCGAGGACGGCGTGCTCCAGGAGCTGCCCCTGGAGCTGGGCCAGTGGGTCACGCCCGGCGTGCTGCTGGCCAAGGTCGTGAAGCCCGAACGGTTGAAGGCGGAGCTGCGCATCGCGGAGACGCAGGCGCGCGACATCCTGCCGGGCCTGAAGGTGCAGGTGGACACGCGCAACGGCGTCGTCGAAGGCACCGTGGCCCGCGTGGCGCCCGCGGCCAGCCAGGGCACGGTGCGCGTGGAGGTGTCGCTGCCGGCCACGCTGCCCAAGGGGGCCCGGCCGGACCTCACCGTGGAGGGCACGGTGGAGCTGGAGCGGCTGGATGACGTGCTGTCGGTGGGCCGCCCGGCGGGGGCCCAGGCGGACAGCTCGCTGGCGCTCTTCCGGCTCGTGCCTGGAGGCGACGAGGCGGTGCGCATCCCGGTGAAGCTGGGCCGGGGCTCGGTGAACGCGGTGGAGGTGGTGCAGGGGTTGGTGGAGGGTGATCAGGTGGTGCTGTCGGACATGACCGCGTGGGACGCGGTGGAACGCGTGAGGCTGCGATGATGACGACGATGACGAACGACCTCGAGGCGAAGGTGGTGGCGCCCGGAGCGGTGCCGGGGAAGGCCCTGCTCCAGCTCGACGGGCTCACGAAGGTGTTCGAGACGGAGGAGGTGGAGACGCACGCGCTGTCCAACATCCACCTCACCATCCGCCAGAACGAATGGGTGGCCATCGTGGGCCCGTCCGGCTCCGGCAAGTCCACGCTGCTCGCGGTGCTGGGGCTCCTGGACACGGCCACGCGCGGCAGCTACCTGCTGGACGGACGCAGCGTGCTGGAGCTGTCGCCCACGGACCGGGCGAAGGTGCGCAACCAGCACATCGGCTTCATCTTCCAGAGCTTCAACCTCATCGGCGACCTCACCGTCTTCGAGAACGTGGAGCTGCCGCTCACCTACCGCGGCCTGCCCGCGGCGGACCGCAAGCAGCGCGTGGAGCGGGCCCTGGAGCGCGTGGGCATGGCGCACCGGGCGCGGCACCTGCCGGGGCAGCTCTCCGGCGGTCAGCAGCAGCGCGTCGCGGTGGCGCGCGCCGTGGCGGGGGATCCGCTCATCCTCCTGGCGGACGAGCCCACGGGCAACCTGGACTCGAAGAACGGCGAGGCGGTGATGCAGCTCTTGTCGGACCTGCACAAGGCGGGCTCCACGCTGTGCATGGTGACGCACGACCCGGCGCACGCGCGCATCGCCACGCGCACGGTGAGCCTCTTCGACGGCCGCGTCGTGCAGGACGAGCAGCTTCGCTAGGGCCCGGGAGCGCCATGGAACGCCTGCTCAACGACCTGCGCTACGCGTGGCGCTCCCTGCGCAACGCCCCCGGCTTCGTGGGGGTGGCGGTGCTGACGCTGGCGTTGGGCATTGGCGCGAACAGCGCGGTGTTCAGCGTGGTGAAGGGCGTGCTCCTGACGCCGCCGCCCTTCGCGCGGCCAGAGCAGCTGGTGCACCTGTCGAACAACTTCGACGCCTTTGGCCTCAAGGAGGTGTCCACCTCGTTGCAGGAGTACCGGGAATACGTCACGCACGCGCGGGCCTTCGCGTCGCTGGCGGCCTTCCGGCCCGACGACGTGACGCTCACCGGCACGGAGTCGCCCCGGCGCTTCCGCGTCGTCATCGCCACGGCCTCGTTCCTGACCACGCTGGGCGTCGCGCCAGTGCTCGGCCGCGACTTCACCGCGGAGGAGGAGACGCCGGGGCGGGACAAGGTGGTCCTCCTCACGGACTCCGCGTGGCGCACGCACTTCGCGAAGGATCCGGAGGTGCTGGGGCGAACGCTGCGGCTCGACGGGGAGTCGCGCACGGTGGTGGGCGTGCTGCCTCCGGGCGTGGCGTATCCGGAGGGCACGGAGCTGGTGCTGCCCTTCGCGCCCACGCCAGCGCAGCAGGAGGCGTCCCGGCGCGGCAACCGCTTCCTGTCCGTGCTGGCGCGGCTCAAGCCCGGGGTGACGGTGGACGCGGTGCGGGCGGACCTGGTGCGCCTGGGCAACGAGCGCGAACCCGACGTGGTGTCCCAGTATCGGGAGGCGGGCTGGTCCATCAGCGTGAAGACGCTGGAGGAGCAGGTGGTGGGCGGGGTGCGGGAGACGCTGTGGCTGCTCTGGGGCGCGGTGGGCTTCGTGCTGCTGGTGGCGTGCTCCAGCGTGGCCAACCTGCTGCTGGCGCGGGCGGTGGCCCGGAGCCGCGAGGTGTCCATCCGCGCGGCGCTGGGCGCGGGGCGGGGGCGGCTGGTGGCGCAGTTCCTCACGGAGAGCGTGGTGTTGTCGCTGGTGGCGGGGGCGCTGGGGTTGCTCCTGGCGCTGTGGGGCACGGACGCCCTGGTCGCGATGGTGGGCGAGGGCCTGCCGCGCGCCCACGGGGTGCGGCTGGACGTTCCCTCCGTGCTCTTCACGCTGGCGGTGTCGCTCTTCACGGGCGTGCTCTTCGGGCTGGTGCCCGCGCTCCAGGCGAGCCGCGCGGACCTGCACGTGGCGATGCGCGAAGGGTCCCGGTCCACGGGAGGACACCGCACGGGCCGGCTGCGCGCGGCGCTGGTGGTGGCCCAGGTGTCGCTCGCGCTGGTGCTGTTGGTGGGCGCGGGCCTGTTCGTGAAGAGCTTCCTCGCGCTCCAGGGCGTGGAGGCCGGCTTCCGCTCCGAGGGTGTGCTCACCGGACAGCTCGCGCTGCCCACGGTGACGTACCCGGACCGGGCGCGGCAGTCCGCCTTCCTGCGAGCCCTGCTGTCGAGGCTCCAGGGGCTGCCCGGCGTGGAGTCCGCGGGGCTCACGAACGTGCTCCCGCTGGGGGGCGCCATGGACAACAGCTTCGACATCGAGGGCCGCGCGCGGCAGCCCGGCGAGCTGTGGAAGGCGGTGGAGTTCCGCGCCGTCACGCAGGGCTACCTGCGGGCGTTGCGCGTCCCGCTGAGGCAGGGCCGGCTGCTGGAGGACGCGGACGGACCGGACGCGCCCTGGGCGGTGGTCATCAACCGGACCTGCGCGAACATCTTCTGGCCGAACGGCGACGCGGTGGGACACCGGATGAAGCTGCAC
This Corallococcus silvisoli DNA region includes the following protein-coding sequences:
- a CDS encoding ABC transporter permease, producing the protein MERLLNDLRYAWRSLRNAPGFVGVAVLTLALGIGANSAVFSVVKGVLLTPPPFARPEQLVHLSNNFDAFGLKEVSTSLQEYREYVTHARAFASLAAFRPDDVTLTGTESPRRFRVVIATASFLTTLGVAPVLGRDFTAEEETPGRDKVVLLTDSAWRTHFAKDPEVLGRTLRLDGESRTVVGVLPPGVAYPEGTELVLPFAPTPAQQEASRRGNRFLSVLARLKPGVTVDAVRADLVRLGNEREPDVVSQYREAGWSISVKTLEEQVVGGVRETLWLLWGAVGFVLLVACSSVANLLLARAVARSREVSIRAALGAGRGRLVAQFLTESVVLSLVAGALGLLLALWGTDALVAMVGEGLPRAHGVRLDVPSVLFTLAVSLFTGVLFGLVPALQASRADLHVAMREGSRSTGGHRTGRLRAALVVAQVSLALVLLVGAGLFVKSFLALQGVEAGFRSEGVLTGQLALPTVTYPDRARQSAFLRALLSRLQGLPGVESAGLTNVLPLGGAMDNSFDIEGRARQPGELWKAVEFRAVTQGYLRALRVPLRQGRLLEDADGPDAPWAVVINRTCANIFWPNGDAVGHRMKLHGQDMQWATVVGVVEDLREWGLDAPVRPAAYYALSQLPSGYLGLAVRAKSGDPESLRAQVEAEVRAVDGDLPLFDVRPLTHRMDEATGPRRLSALLMGLFAAGALLLAALGLSGVIAFSVAQRTRELGIRMALGAARGDVLRLVLGQGLRLSLTGVAVGLVLSLGLSRLLGSLLYGVSADDPWTFGGVALLLTGVALGASWLPARRATRVDPIIALRAD
- a CDS encoding efflux RND transporter periplasmic adaptor subunit translates to MDIPKARAPRRKPYLLAALGLGLLVAVTVGLGRLRPAAPTVERASVWLDTVKRGPLVRQVKGTGSLVPESIRWLTADTAGRVERIHVRPGATVTAGTLLLELSNPDVQLQALEAERQLASAEGDFLELRELLQTQRLSQQATVAALAAEAADATRRSQANVALFEKAFVGDLETRQAREKAEASDQRLELERQRLDVMTQSLRQRLASQQEQVERLKAVARFRRQQVESMKVLAGEDGVLQELPLELGQWVTPGVLLAKVVKPERLKAELRIAETQARDILPGLKVQVDTRNGVVEGTVARVAPAASQGTVRVEVSLPATLPKGARPDLTVEGTVELERLDDVLSVGRPAGAQADSSLALFRLVPGGDEAVRIPVKLGRGSVNAVEVVQGLVEGDQVVLSDMTAWDAVERVRLR
- a CDS encoding ABC transporter ATP-binding protein, giving the protein MTTMTNDLEAKVVAPGAVPGKALLQLDGLTKVFETEEVETHALSNIHLTIRQNEWVAIVGPSGSGKSTLLAVLGLLDTATRGSYLLDGRSVLELSPTDRAKVRNQHIGFIFQSFNLIGDLTVFENVELPLTYRGLPAADRKQRVERALERVGMAHRARHLPGQLSGGQQQRVAVARAVAGDPLILLADEPTGNLDSKNGEAVMQLLSDLHKAGSTLCMVTHDPAHARIATRTVSLFDGRVVQDEQLR